A genomic stretch from Bacillota bacterium includes:
- a CDS encoding 4Fe-4S binding protein, with protein sequence MKIVEKNEELCTLCGACETTCSSYYFKEDNREKSSIQVEEIGEDPGVAIKVCNQCGVCIDVCPVLALSRAKSGVVILNKKLCVGCFNCVGVCPTQTMFWHESLTEPFKCISCARCTKECPTEAIFMEEVEIPYKEATRNV encoded by the coding sequence TTGAAAATTGTAGAAAAGAATGAAGAGTTATGTACTCTCTGCGGCGCCTGTGAAACAACCTGTTCATCGTATTATTTCAAAGAGGATAACCGAGAAAAATCATCCATTCAGGTTGAAGAGATCGGCGAAGATCCAGGGGTTGCCATTAAAGTTTGCAACCAGTGTGGAGTCTGCATTGATGTATGCCCGGTGTTGGCTTTATCCAGAGCGAAGAGCGGGGTGGTAATCTTAAATAAAAAACTCTGTGTCGGCTGCTTCAACTGTGTGGGGGTATGTCCCACACAGACAATGTTCTGGCACGAATCGCTGACCGAGCCTTTCAAATGTATATCCTGCGCCCGCTGCACGAAAGAATGTCCCACCGAAGCAATTTTCATGGAAGAAGTGGAAATCCCCTATAAGGAGGCGACTCGTAATGTCTGA